Part of the Pseudomonas chlororaphis genome, CTTGGGGCTCAAAAAACCCGGCGCAGTGGCCGGGCTTCAGGAGCAAAGGCATCATCATCGAGGGTCGGGATGCTCGGTCGTCACCGAATCGGCGGCATTCACATCGGACATATCCTCTTCGATAGGTGCGTCGTCGTCCGGCGGCAGCGGGACTTCAGGTGCATCCTTGCTGGGGTCGTGACCTGTTTCGTTATCCGTGCCGCGCGTGACTTCCTGCTGGGACCTGTTTCCAGGCGCATTTTCGTCGATTTCCATGCTGGCTCTCCATTCTGGCGCGCGGGACAGCCGCGCTAAAACATAAGAGGCAGCGGAACATCGCAAGTGCGGGGCAATGGATGAACGGCGCAGGGCGTTGTGGGTGCTCAACCGTTCTATTCCAGCACTCACGAAGAACCGGGCGGAATGCCGTCCTTGTTGAAATCCTTCAGACGCTCACGCTCTTGCTCAGTGGCATGAGCCGGCGTGTCATTGTTGGGTTGTTGCTGTTCTTTTTCATCTGCCATGGCGTTGCCCTCCGAGTGATACCCCGTTGGGCTGCCTGCGGTACCGGCAGTTCAATTTGTTTCGAGTGGCCGGGCAGGCTGCGCCGAGAGCGGAACATCGAAGACCCGATCGAACGCCCACTGGAACACCAGCGAATAAAAAAAGAAGAACACGAACAACCCCAGGTTGGTCACCAGCGCCAGCCACAGGCTGATGCCCAGCCACGCCGCGATCACCGGGGTAAGGATCAGGGTCAAGCCACCTTCGAACCCCAAGGCGTGAAGCAACCGTCGCCGCCAACTGCGATGACGGTTGTGCTGACGGCGTTCCCACCATTCGAACAGACCGTTGAAAAGCATGTTCCAGGCCAGTGCGACGACAGAAATCACCAGCGACAACAGGGTCGAATAACCCATGCCCTGGCCATAGATCAGCGCC contains:
- a CDS encoding membrane protein produces the protein MQGAPRKILQAVLYEAGGVLFVAPALALIYGQGMGYSTLLSLVISVVALAWNMLFNGLFEWWERRQHNRHRSWRRRLLHALGFEGGLTLILTPVIAAWLGISLWLALVTNLGLFVFFFFYSLVFQWAFDRVFDVPLSAQPARPLETN